DNA from Solanum stenotomum isolate F172 chromosome 3, ASM1918654v1, whole genome shotgun sequence:
tttttttttagttattattaataatataatatattttttgaaataggaCAAGCAAATATTTGACATTACTCTAAGCactatataatttaattatacttGACTCTTCATATAAGTAAAAGGGTCCATATTTAACACCTCACTTTCCCATGAAAACCACATCCCACCTCACTTTGCTTGGAGATATTGAAAGATTGAAACTAGTCTCAAAAGAAGATAATCCCCAACCCCAAccccataaaaataaaaaataaaaaaaaataaaaataagagaaaaacaAATCAATTTCATAATTTCTTGAAAAAAGATGGTCcaattctcttatttttttattctttataattttagttttatgaaaaatcatatttttcgaTGAAAGTTTCTATCATGGGATGTATGATGGAAAGACAGATAAAAATAGGTGTGACGAATACAATTTCGACAAATTTTTTTGAGTAGTCTTCTATCAATATGGACATATATGATTCTTGACGTGAAATGGTATCATAAAAAAAGATTGTTATCTcttctatttcaatttttaagtgGAAGAAAGTGACTTTAATAAAATCTACTGACTTtgtctatttcaatttatgttacGAAGTTTGAATAGATCATGAAGGTTAATACAGAGAATTAAAGTTGTTGAAAATTGTGCTAACATATCTTATGACTATTGGATTataagatttttgaatcttgcgATTTTAATAGATTTCATAGCATTTATAGTATTGCCTACAGTGTAGTTAGTCTGTTCAACTACTCCAACTAGGAGAATTCAACCATACAAATGCTGACATGTGTCAAAGTTGGTAAACACCTGTCATATCATTTAAATTGTGGACCCCATTTAGCTGACTTGGCAAATCCAACCATGGACAAACATGTGTCACTAGTAATTAGGCATACACCCCATAGGTcccaaattttcatatatttgcaAAATGATCTTGATATTGATGGATTCAAAAGGGAAAATATAGAATGAGGTTTAATTATTcatgacatatttaaatattaCAGAATCAGATCACTTATAAATTAGTTATACGTAGATTTCTATAATAAGCACATACTTAGTACTCTCTTATATCCTTTCTAGTGTGTATGACATAGTTTAactcaatataatttttatttttttaaaagaaaactttTACAATCTGTAATTTTAAACATCTCTTAACATCTGTACGAATTAAGAGTTTCAAAACTAGAGCTGATAATACTTTTGAATATGTCATAACATCTGCATTACTATAAAATCTTCTCAATAAGGATGACACAAAAAAACTTAAatccaattatttttaaatatataaatatgtttttttttttaaatgaagcgaattaataagaaaatattgtacaaataaattataagagTACAACTAATATGCTACATAACAAATTAAAGGTACAATTTTTCTTGCactatcaaatataaaatactaACTCAAAAGTCTAAAAGGAATAGAAAAAGTAGAAGCATCtacaaaaagaaagcaaaaaaaggCAAAACCCCCTAAAGCACAaaataaatcatcatttttatctaaaaaggtagaaaaaaataaaataaaaactacacTTATAATTCATTGATAAAGAGacttcttttccctttttctatATTCTTTCCCTTCTTTCTCCTCCCAAAAAACctcaaaaaatcatttttatccATTATGAGAAATGCAATTAGATGTTTCATATCTTGTATTCTCCCATGTGGTGCACTTGATGTTATTAGAATTGTTCATTCTAATGGTAAAGTTGAAGAAATTAGTGATTCTCATATAAAAGCTTCACAAATTATGAAACTTTATCCCAAACACATATTAAAAAAACCAACATCTTCATATTCATCATCAAATGatcatcatcaaaatatttctaCTACTCCAAAAATTGTTATTGTCCCTCCTGATGCTGAGCTACAACGCGGCAAAATTTACTTCCTTATGCCAATGCCATCGTCATACTCATCCTCctcctcatcttcttcttcttctacccCTCGTGAAAAGTCTAGAACTCGTTCTAGATCATCCACGAGgaataagaagaagatgagGCAAGTTACATCCGAGGGACATAAAAATGAGTATAATGCTAACCTATTAATTTCTGATGATGAATATCTAAGTGATATATTATCTGAAAAGGCATCAACTCAAAGGGataaaagaagaggaagagttaGAGTATGGAGACCTCATCTAGAAAGCATCTCTGAGATTGTTAGTGAATTATGATAAATTCGCGCactttacttgttattttttttatattgaaaaaatgttcaaatcaaatttatctttatacttaacaaaatatttcaattttacaTTTCGTTATACTTTAGGATCATCCATATTGCTTCGATTATTAGTTTGAGGATTTGTATTTGCTCTTAATTTTAACGAAGCTTAGCTTCAACATGGTATATATTTTAGTGTCAAGTACTTTAATTTggagacaaaaaaataattaaatttaccgTTTCACTTTTGACTAGGgtataaaattacttttttatataCTTTAGGTCGGAGTTTTGTTTGGGTCAAGGGCGAATATGAAAATTTATGCTTAAAACAAGGATATGAATGCACCAAAAAGTATAACGgagaataaaattcaaatattttgtataattagagggatattttatttttttaatctattttcttttgtcttgtatgtttttaaaattcattgcAAGAATATTCTTCCTCCATTAAGTATAGGGTTCTAAAAAGAAGTTATTAGCTCTATGGTGAACCTTtgctttttatatattttttttcgttcttttaatttatttttttgtatatatgcatagaaagaaaaacaataatgtGCTAAGAAGTTGTACAGATAGTTTTGAATTTTgtacataatattatttttacttcttttggaaaaatttaTAGTCATTGTTTTGTTAAAATATACTCCTTCTGTCTCAATTTACGTGACAttgattaaatttcaaaaattaaactattaaattttgatcttcaatcaaaaatcaaacttttaaatCTTGATCGTTAAATTCAGATATACAATATTTATGTttcttgaaataaaatttatatatttaaaaattatatagtatGATAAGTCATAATAAATAACAATCTTAAAGCGTATGAAAAATTACGACCAAAGAAAAAATGGtataacttttgaaatttgaaagatgTCAGATAAATTGAGACGGATAGTAAATATTTTAGTTGGTCTGAATTGAATGATATTGAAGTGATGGTCATGTGATCAAAgtacaataaattaaatatcaatatcttagaaatgattttgtttgtgaaaaataataattaattttttttaaaaaaaaaagttatcaaTTTGCTTGTTTCCAGGCTCTAGTTCCCCTCTTCTGTCGGCATCAGGGGCGGCTCTAATAAATCGGTGGCCTAAAGCAAAATCCGAATGGAGACCTTAAATtcgaatatatattttttatgaagtgTATTATAGCCaattatttaatctttcttgagacataGTACTCATAATTTATCAAACTTCTATTACTTCCTtgctcttttatgaaaaaattatattttctacaGATTTTacgcaatatttttttaaaaaaatatgtataacatattgtatttttaaaaaatgaggccCCTCAAATTTTGGGGCCTAAGGCAGTTGCCTTTTTTTCAAAGCTGTAGAGCCGCCACTGGTCGGCATGATGTTGAAATCTGattttcttctaaaattaaaatagtttattttttcttcttctttccaacttttattaattttaaattaataaagaatatatctttttttttttttttgaaaaggaattattaCATCGGAGAAcactgaaaaaaataatttactagAAATAAGAACATGAATTTTTTACCGATCAATCGCTAAAAAGTTCATAgctgatattattttattgttgaatAATTCACCGTTAAATTAGATTAacgatttatttttattatgtagCAACTTTGTCCTTTTTTGTAGTGTATAATTGATCGCATATATTATTCGTCTCTGAATAAAATTAACGATGTATATTTGTtatttagtaataaaatttagggaaaattgtatgaattagcaaattattaattcaaattaaatgttatagccataatttattttaattgtaattcgcatcAAACACCCCCTTTTTTTACCATCtgattcgatatacaattagccattttcggtatacaattagccatttaaTACATTTCgttataaaatgtataaaatgtgtttttgtttgtataaagcgagagaaaagtgtatatacaaatacaaatacatatattttcgtcctatacacttataattatacaaaacagatcttattatacaaattacaatgtataaatgaatttatacaaaactgaataatttgtataaaattggatgtttgtagcgaatattacaaatcaaaagctccatagcaaacataaaatttgtcatGAAGCGTAATtgtgcaaactatagctataacatacatatatgatttttatgtttgttatatgtgaaagttgctctaaatTTATTGGTTgctaattct
Protein-coding regions in this window:
- the LOC125858354 gene encoding uncharacterized protein LOC125858354; translation: MRNAIRCFISCILPCGALDVIRIVHSNGKVEEISDSHIKASQIMKLYPKHILKKPTSSYSSSNDHHQNISTTPKIVIVPPDAELQRGKIYFLMPMPSSYSSSSSSSSSSTPREKSRTRSRSSTRNKKKMRQVTSEGHKNEYNANLLISDDEYLSDILSEKASTQRDKRRGRVRVWRPHLESISEIVSEL